A single Anopheles arabiensis isolate DONGOLA chromosome 2, AaraD3, whole genome shotgun sequence DNA region contains:
- the LOC120894678 gene encoding DE-cadherin-like: MEPFRLIVIFMILSFCINVHAANIQAKNEAANDTTSVTVDSNYIPSFTKIPSAPIALNETYDQFNTAIAELEANTNLNDGTSIIFDLALDNDATSNIQNTFILEQVNNIAYIKLGGKLDYEKVQEYRITVRAMNVKGLKAEAVVLIKILDENDNIPEITGNLNGVILEHEPAGTFVMQVKAHDNDGTSAHNIVSYRLEGTARQYFHIDSKTGNITSLVELDREAKDIYPVTVVAEDNSPSVLFNNGKPNSAVKQLFIRVLDKNDHPPQFDEQYYEVNNIPEDADINTSVIKVKTTDLDKDPKIKYSIIENNIGKAFKIDEDTGLISVNKKLDYESIQEYDLVVQAHDGLFKSTTNVRIQIKNLNDIAPQILTLTNVTIKENTIPSDCIANLWAYDPDIENFEFPQNIQYALPKEHQHLLSIDDKGCLKLLQPLDRDPPHGHEVLQINITITDENGKGRTAMETVYIFVEDINDNAPQLTNRMPVVWSENRPSAMITKLTAEDADGEHNGPPFFYSVDPDAPTEIKNRFQTVGDELYSLVEFDREQQKQYLVPILIRDSGHKPMSAVSKLLVVIGDKNDNEMQMGQSHILVNNYEGKLADTQIGRVYVSDPDDWDVSDKMFLWDEMTPETNRKLFKLNINTGMITMRKGTPEGIYNLEFTVIEESSYFPRHNVSARVTVTVKNISAKTVNQSGSIRFYNVTAETFISQTMSELYTPMYRLQQSIATILDTSPDQVDIFTINNRKLARGAFLDVFFAVDDTIYTSSEVLNAVLSLHLRQLEKDVGYRIVTVGIDECIKKGHTCAQTCKNKVLKTAKPIVVHTNTNSFVGMTTLVQAECIPQIESSLVACLNGGTFQNDKCKCPTGFEGPQCEKLDICFDGSGYAIYPSINSGNVNNISIELLPRQKDGLVFYMGSLKYDPSLKAPPFLALEINDGMLVLLLDYGTGTSRFEHQQIVLHEIIKVQLILQPYTG; this comes from the coding sequence atggaaccgtTTAGACTGATTGTCATCTTCATGATTTTATCATTCTGCATCAATGTGCATGCAGCAAATATTCAAGCCAAAAATGAAGCTGCAAATGACACAACAAGTGTCACCGTCGATTCGAATTATATTCCCTCGTTTACCAAGATTCCATCAGCCCCCATCGCACTCAATGAAACATACGACCAATTCAATACAGCAATAGCCGAACTTGAGGCAAACACGAATTTAAATGATGGAACAAGTATTATATTTGATCTCGCTCTAGATAATGATGCCACATCTAACATACAAAATACATTTATCTTAGAGCAGGTCAATAACATCGCATACATAAAGCTGGGAGGCAAACTTGACTATGAAAAGGTGCAAGAATATAGAATCACGGTACGAGCAATGAATGTAAAGGGCTTGAAGGCAGAAGCAGTGGTTCTAATCAAGATCCTGGACGAGAACGATAATATTCCAGAGATCACAGGAAACCTTAATGGAGTTATACTGGAGCACGAGCCAGCAGGCACGTTTGTGATGCAAGTAAAGGCACATGATAATGACGGGACATCGGCTCACAACATCGTATCATACCGGCTCGAGGGTACTGCTCGACAGTATTTCCACATTGACAGTAAAACTGGCAACATTACGTCATTGGTGGAGCTCGATCGTGAGGCGAAGGATATTTATCCTGTAACTGTGGTTGCCGAAGATAACTCACCGTCCGTGCTGTTCAATAATGGAAAGCCAAACAGTGCGGTAAAACAGTTGTTCATAAGAGTTTTGGACAAAAACGATCATCCGCCACAGTTCGATGAACAATACTACGAGGTGAACAACATACCAGAAGACGCTGACATCAATACAAGTGTTATCAAGGTGAAGACAACGGATCTGGACAAAGATCCCAAGATTAAATACAGCATAATAGAGAATAACATTGGAAAGGCATTTAAGATCGATGAGGACACCGGTCTTATTTCAGTTAACAAAAAGCTCGACTACGAATCGATTCAAGAATACGATTTAGTCGTGCAGGCCCATGACGGACTTTTTAAAAGCACAACCAACGTACggattcaaataaaaaatctgaatGACATTGCACCGCAAATTTTGACCTTAACAAACGTCACGATAAAGGAAAATACTATTCCCTCGGATTGTATAGCAAATTTGTGGGCCTATGATCCAGACATCGAGAATTTTGAGTTCCCACAAAACATACAATATGCACTTCCCAAAGAACACCAGCACCTCTTAAGCATCGACGACAAAGGATGTCTTAAACTGCTCCAGCCTCTTGATCGTGATCCTCCACATGGGCATGAGGTGTTACAAATCAATATTACCATTACAGATGAAAACGGTAAGGGAAGAACGGCGATGGAAACAGTTTACATCTTCGTTGAAGACATTAACGACAACGCGCCCCAGCTTACCAATAGAATGCCAGTTGTGTGGAGCGAGAACCGCCCTTCAGCCATGATCACGAAGCTGACTGCAGAAGACGCTGACGGAGAGCACAATGGACCGCCGTTCTTCTACAGTGTCGATCCCGACGCCCCAACCGAGATTAAAAATCGCTTCCAGACTGTAGGTGATGAGCTGTATTCATTGGTGGAGTTTGATCgggagcagcagaaacaataCTTGGTACCGATACTGATTCGAGACTCGGGTCATAAACCGATGAGCGCCGTCAGCAAACTGTTGGTGGTGATTGGTGACAAAAATGACAACGAAATGCAAATGGGCCAGAGCCACATTCTCGTCAACAATTACGAAGGCAAGCTAGCAGATACTCAGATAGGTCGAGTGTATGTCAGCGATCCAGATGATTGGGATGTATCAGACAAGATGTTCCTTTGGGATGAGATGACGCCCGAGACGAATAGGAAGCTCttcaaactcaacatcaacacCGGTATGATCACGATGAGAAAAGGTACACCCGAAGGTATATACAATTTAGAGTTCACTGTGATTGAAGAATCATCCTATTTTCCACGGCACAACGTATCTGCTCGAGTGACGGTGACAGTGAAGAACATTTCGGCGAAAACAGTCAACCAGAGTGGATCGATTCGCTTCTACAATGTAACGGCTGAGACATTCATATCTCAGACAATGAGTGAGCTCTACACACCCATGTATCGACTTCAGCAAAGCATTGCAACCATTCTGGATACCAGCCCAGATCAGGTGGACATATTCACGATCAACAATCGTAAGCTTGCCCGGGGTGCATTCTTGGACGTGTTCTTTGCAGTAGATGATACTATCTACACATCGTCAGAGGTCTTAAATGCAGTGTTAAGTTTGCATCTACGCCAATTGGAGAAAGACGTCGGGTATCGGATTGTGACGGTTGGTATCGATGAGTGCATCAAGAAAGGACATACATGTGCACAGACATGCAAGAACAAGGTCcttaaaacagcaaaaccaatCGTAGTGCACACCAACACTAACTCGTTTGTGGGAATGACCACATTGGTGCAAGCAGAGTGCATCCCACAGATAGAATCTTCGTTGGTAGCATGCTTGAATGGTGGCACTTTCCAGAATGATAAATGTAAATGTCCCACGGGGTTCGAAGGTCCCCAGTGTGAGAAATTGGACATCTGTTTTGATGGAAGTGGGTATGCAATCTATCCATCGATCAACAGTGGCAACGTAAACAACATCAGCATTGAGTTATTGCCCCGACAAAAAGACGGGTTGGTATTCTACATGGGTTCTCTGAAGTATGACCCATCTTTGAAGGCACCACCTTTTCTGGCATTGGAAATCAACGATGGTATGTTGGTCTTACTATTGGACTATGGAACTGGGACGAGCCGTTTCGAGCATCAACAAATAGTTTTACACGAGATTATTAAAGTTCAGCTTATTTTACAGCCATATACAGGATAA